A window of the Loxodonta africana isolate mLoxAfr1 chromosome 3, mLoxAfr1.hap2, whole genome shotgun sequence genome harbors these coding sequences:
- the LOC135230560 gene encoding protein S100-A7-like produces the protein MSNIATEKVKICHTSSENLVLSLVELFHRYTGFDDKINRENLLKLLKENFPNFLNDCERRGKDYLCNVFEKKDKNKDKKIDFSEFLSVVGDIATDYHKQSHGAPPCSGGCQ, from the exons ATGAGCAACATTGCAACTGAGAAAGTCAAGATATGCCACACTTCATCTGAGAATTTGGTCCTGAGCTTGGTTGAACTATTTCATCGATACACCGGGTTTGATGATAAGATCAACAGGGAAAACCTGCTGAAGCTGCTGAAGGAGAACTTCCCCAACTTCCTCAATGACTGT GAAAGAAGGGGAAAAGATTACTTATGCAATGTTTTTgagaaaaaagacaagaataaggATAAGAAGATTGACTTTTCCGAGTTTCTCTCTGTAGTGGGAGACATAGCCACTGACTACCACAAACAGAGCCATGGTGCCCCGCCCTGTTCCGGGGGATGCCAGTGA